Part of the Labilibaculum antarcticum genome, GTTACCTTAAGTGTAGGTGCTAAAACTAGTACTACTGGTAAAATTTTCGGTTCTGTTAACAACATTCAAATTGCTGAAGCATTAATTGCTAAGGGATTTGAAATTGACAGAAAAGTGATTGCAATCAAAGACGTTGTTAAAGAGATCGGTAAATATACCGCAACTATCAAACTTCATAAAGAAGTTAAAGTTGATATCGAATTTGACGTTGTTTCTGAATAATCGCTTCGATAATTAATTAATTTAAGTTTATAACAGACAAACTTAAAACTTTTCAAACAGACAGATTAAAACCACCCTGATTAACGCTTGGGGTGGTTTTTTTATACCTTAGGTTTTCCAAAATCCTGAGTCCAATAACTTCCAGCTCTTCCTACTCCCACTTCTGTAATACTGGAATATATACTTTTGGGACAGCATCCTTGGCTGGTAAGCCATCCATCCATACACTTTCTTCGGAAGTTACCCCATTGCAATATTCTCACATACACTGAAATAAATAGATCCTACGTCGCCTATTATCTCAAGGAAAGTTCCCTCATTAAAAGATTTGTGACTGAAAAAATCATTATTCAGCTTATCATTACTATGCTTAAGAGTAGCTGTTTCAAGTTTACTGTTCCAAGCAATTGAATCAACTGGGGGATAATACCGATTGGCTTTCTATTAATTTGATGGAAGTCAGGAACACCCTCTCGGCAAGCTTCCTTCAACTGATGGAAGTGCTTATCCTGAAATAGCTTGATTATTACTTGATTTTGAATAGTTGTATTGTGTGTCTTTTCTGAAGTGGCTCACTAAAATTAATATCATCTTTGGAACCTAATATCAATAATCCAGATAATAATATCAGGCAAACTGTATAAAACACTTTTCTCATTTAGAATAATTTAAAGATGATTAAATGTGGATTGAGTGTGAATTTGGTTGAAATAGAAGGATGAATATTTTCTTTATTTATAAGTAATTTGGAAGCTAATTTATATGGATTTTAAAAATTATTGGAAATATGTAAAATATTGTTTCCAACTTAAAGGATTATATGTAATTTTAAGTACTGAAAATAACTAGTTCAGCTATCAAATTTTGTCTATGAGAATATTCTACACCATATTTATATTACTATCATTTTCACTCTCTTCTTTTGGACAAAGAGACAATACATATTTACCTTCTAAAAGAAACTTTAGAATAAAATACGTATCCTACGACTCGAAAGATCGAAGAGAATATTCTGAAATTTGGCAATTGGTTGGTAAATCAAAATCGAATGGTTTAATTCAGTACAATATTGAATCAGAGATTACCACAAGAAAACACAATACATTTTATCAATATTTCAGATTAGTTACTAAGGATTCTATCTTTTTTATCGGATCAGAAAGATATCTTGATCCTAAAAAATTGGATTCCTATCAGAAAATGGTAATTAAAATCTCATCAGACAGCGTTGCTATACCTGTTCGGCCTAGAATAGGACAAATGTTACCTGAAGCGAGTTGTGAAGCCAGTATCTTACGAGGGACAGGATCAGTTTTGATGTCGATGAATGTTCTACTTATTAATCGAAAGATAGATGCGATGGAAAACATTAGTACTCCAGCAGGAAACTTTAATTGTTTTAAGATTTCAACGGATAAAATTACTTACGGGGGAATCAATAAAAGTAAAACCAAGATATTTGAATGGTATGCTATTAATGTTGGTTTAGTTCGGGTGGAAGAATATCAATCTAACGGAAAATTAATATCCTATAAAGTATTGGAATCACTCGCTGAAGATTTTTTCCTACCGTAAGACTTATCAGTTTTTGTTTCTAATTAATTCTTTTCTGAAAAACATGGTTAAAGCATGAAATGAGTTATATCCTCTTGCTTTAATGCCTTGATTATTCAACTTTTTTGACTTCTTATTTTGTAACTTAACAATGGACAAAAAACCACAGTTTTTAATTGCGGCTCCTTCCAGTGGATCAGGAAAAACGACTATTACCCAGGGATTATTACGCTATTTAAAGAATAAAGGATTGCGTGTTCAACCGTTCAAATGTGGCCCGGATTATTTAGATACAAAACACCATGCCTGGGCTGCCGGCAATGTTTCGATCAATCTGGACACCTTTATGAGCAGTTATGAGCACGTTGAGGAGATTTACCATAGATATTCAAGTCGATCTGACGTTTCGGTAGTAGAGGGTGTTATGGGGCTTTTTGATGGGGCGAAGAAAATGGAGGGGAGTTCAGCACAAATTGCTGAATTATTAAATATTCCAATAATTCTTGTGGTTAATGCTAAGGCAACTGCTTATTCTGTTGCTCCATTACTGTATGGATTTAAAAATTTCTATCCGGGAATTAATATTGCCGGTGTTATCTTTAATTTTGTTGGCAGCGAATCACATTATCAATTTTTAAAAGATGCTTGTGAAGATGTAGGTGTAACTCCTTTAGGTTATGTTCCTAAAAACGATAAACTTCATTTGCCATCCAGACATCTTGGCTTGCAAATTTCTGATTCATTGCAGTATGACGCAATTATAGAAGATATTGCGGAACATATCTCACAAACAGTTGACATAGAGAAATTAATTCAGATCTCGACAACTCAATTTCAAGAACCAAGAACAAGTAAAATCAGTCAAAAAGGGAAACTAAAAATTACGGTTGCTAAGGATGAAGCCTTTAATTTTACTTATCATGAAAATTTAAAAGCGTTAGAACAATTAGGAGATGTAACATATTTCTCCCCTCTTAAAGATCATGAATTACCTTTTACTGATCTGCTTTACCTTGCCGGAGGCTATCCTGAACTTCATCTTAAAGAATTAAGTTCGAATACTACTATGCGAAAGGCAATTAACAACTATTGCTCACAAGGTGGTCGTGTATTGGCAGAGTGCGGTGGAATGATGTATTTATGCGAAAGTATAATAGATTCAGATTCTATTGAATATCCAATGGTAGGATATTTAGAGCAAAAAGCCACTATGGAGAATATGAAACTAAAATTGGGGTATCGAAAAATTAATATTGATAACAATATTTGTTTTGGACATGAATTTCATTATTCTAAAATTCTTAGTCCATTACTAAAATACTCTGTGGGAGAAATTTATTCGGCGAGAGATCAAAAATTAGATACACTGTTGTTTCGGAAACAAAATACTGTAGCTTCCTACATCCATTTTTATTGGGGCGAAAAGAAAATTACTGATATTTTTTTTGGAAATACTAATGAAGATACGACCAAACAAGTCTAACTGCTTGTCCGTAATAGCTATTTCCAAAGAGATTCAGATGATTAAGAACATGATACAATAGGTAAATATTCTCTCTGTAATCATAGCCTTGTGGAAGTGGCATTTTTTTTTGATAAGATCTGTAAAAATCATCACTAAAACCACCAAAGAGTTTAGTCATGGCTAAATCAGCCTCTCGATGACCATAGTAAACTGCCGGATCAATTAAGCATGGGTTAGAATCTTCATCGCATAAAAAATTACCGCTCCATAAGTCTCCGTGCAATAAAGTTGGTTTTTCTTCGCTTCCTTCTAAAATCTCTTCTATTCGACCTTCTAAAATTAGAAATCCATTTTTTAATTCATTACCAACCAAACCATTGCTTTCGGCTAATTTATATTGATACAGCAGGCGTTTATTATAATAGAAATCGCACCAATTAACAGTCTCTGTATTCGTTGCACTATTTATTTGAGGAGTAGCACCAATATAGTTGTCTTCCTTAAATCCGAATTTACTTGCGCTCCTTTTATGTAAATTTGCCATTTGTGTGCCAAATCGACTGAAAAAATCCTTATTCTTATGTCCTTCCTCAATAAATTCAAGTAAGAGAACATCTGTGTCGACATAAAACACTTCAGGAACTCGAATACAAGCTGTTTTACGAATTTCTTTTAATCCGTTCGCTTCTTTAAAAAATACATCTTCATTGTACGGTTCCGTCTTTAAAAATGCGTATTGTCCATTTTCAAATCGAATTTGATTTGAAGTAGCAAAACTCCCACCAGAAATAGATTTAAAACCAGTGATTTTCTGACCGATTAAATCTTCAATTCTAGAAAAAACGCCCTCAATTCTCATGTTATATCTTTAAGTAAGCCTTCACAGGCATCTTCAATTATATCAAGCACTAATTCGAACCCATCATCTCCCCCATAATAGGGATCGGGAACAGAGCTGTAATTTGAATAACGAGTACAATAGGCGGTTATTAACTTCACCTTATCTAAATCAGATTTATTTCTTGCTAAAGCTTTAATATCAGTTGTATTTTGCTGATCCATTCCAAAAATAAGATCGAATTCATCAAAATCACTTGCCGCATCAAATTGTCTGGCAATACTGGTTAAATTATAGTTTCTTAACGAAGCATGTTTTCTCATTCTTCCGTCGGCTCTGTCTCCTGTATGCCAAGCTCCTGTCCCTGCAGAATCACATTCAAATTCATCAGTCAATTGATACTTTTCAATATATTCATTCATTACTGCCTCGGCACTCGGTGATCGGCAAATATTTCCCATACAAACAAAAAGTAATCTCTTTTTCATCCACAGCTATTTATTGTTTTCTTTTACTAATAAAATTATTAATCAGGATTTAAAAACGGCTGATTTCAGTATTAATTCGTAAAAAACAAAAGATATTCACGAATTGACTGCCGCTAGCTTTATACATTTCAATATACGAACATCAGGTAGAGCTAACAGTGGTAAACTTCTTGGTTTCACCATTAAATATCTTAGAAAAAATTCCACCTATTGCCCTGAATTCATTAGTTTCGTAGTCTTGATTTCCACAAGTGAGACACTTGTAACCCGCTTAGTTCATAGTACGTCATTAAATCTGCTTTATATAATAAATATAATAAAATAGATCTACAGCTACTATTTTTTGAAAAAATAAATAACAATTTATTAACAGAAATAATAAGACCTATAACTCCTTATTAGGATTTTTTTTATAAGTTTGTACTACGAAACTACAAAATGGAAAGAGAAATAATGCATATCACAAACAACTATAAAATCCGAGTCTCTTCGGATGTGTTTGCTATGCAATCCATTAAATCACAATCTCCAAATTATTCCCAAGATACTTTTTCTATCAACTATAACAACAATCAGATTTATTGTTGCTGTTGTTATTTAGGTTGTTATTGTTGGTAATAAAGAATAAACTACTACATAATAATAAAATATCGCGCTAGGTGATTCTTATATGTTATAAGATTATCTTATGTGTTTTGATCACTTTTAAATCAAGAAAACAATGTCTTATTTGTCCAAAGTTATGGAGGAATTACAAGCTTCAAGAAAAAATTCAGAATTCGATATGCCAAGTCGTGATTTAGCTCAACAATTTGTAGAAGAGGCTATGAATTCGCTGTTTCCAATCAATGCCAGAAGATCAAATAGTAGCTGTGAGCAAGAGGCCCTGCTTTATCAATTAGAGTCCATATTGAAATTACTATTACTTCCTGTTAAAAATGAATTAGAGGCACCCCTTGAAAAAATAACGCATGATTTCATGAAAACTTTACCCAAGGTATATCGTGATCTACTATTGGATGCGGAAGCCATTCAGAAATTTGATCCTGCTGCAAGTAGTCTAGGAGAAGTAATTATTGCTTATCCAGGCTTTTTTGCAATTCTGGTATATCGCATAAGCAATATTCTTTATCATTTAAATGTTCCCTTAATTCCACGATTAATGAGTGAATATGCACATACCAAAACAGGAATCGATATTCATCCCGGAGCAACCATTGGTGAATCTTTTTTTATTGATCATGGGACTGGGGTTGTTATAGGGGAATCAGCCATTATTAAAAATAATGTTAAGATTTACCAAGGTGTTACACTTGGTGCCTTGCAAGTTAAAAAGAGCATGGCTAAGAAAAAACGACACCCAACTGTTGAAGACAACGTAATAATTTATTCAAACACGACCATTTTGGGTGGCGAAACTGTGATCGGAAGAAATAGTATTATTGGTGGTAACGTTTGGTTGACTTCGAGTGTAGAGTCGAACAGTATTGTTTATCACAAACATGAAACTAAGGTTAGAACGAAGCTTGACGAAAGTAAAATTATAAATTTCCAAATATAAAAAATGTAGCTGTATGAAATTAAATAATATTTTAGAAGGAATTGGCAAAACTCCTGTAGTTAAAATAAATAAGATTTTTGATAAGAATTCGAACGTGTGGATGAAATTGGAAAGATCTAATCCTGGTGGAAGTATTAAGGATAGAATTGCCCTATCAATGGTCGAAACGGCTGAAAAAGATGGATCACTAAAAAAAGGATCTATAATAATCGAACCTACTTCTGGTAATACAGGTGTTGGTCTAGCTATGGTAGCAGCCGTTAAAGGATATAAGATCATTTTGGTTATGCCAGAATCCATGTCGGTTGAAAGAAGGAGTTTAATGGCCGCTTATGGAGCTGAATTTGTACTTACCCCAAGAGAACTTGGTATGAAAGGTGCTATTCAAAAAGCTGAAGAGCTACTCGCAAGCAATGAAAATTCATGGATGCCTTCTCAATTTGATAACGATGCAAATATCGAAATTCATAGAACTACAACTGCTAAAGAGATAATTGCTGATTTCCCTGATGGTTTGGACTACCTTATTACTGGTGTTGGAACTGGAGGACATATTAGTGGTGTTGCTGAAATTTTAAAAGCTAAATTTCCAAAACTTAAGGTGTTTGCTGTTGAGCCAGAAGGTTCTCCTGTAATTTCTGGAGGTGCACCAGGTCCTCACCCATTACAAGGTATTGGTGCAGGCTTTATACCGAAAAATTTAAATACCGAAATTTTAGATGGGACTATTTCTGTTGGAAAAGATGAAGCTTTTTCAAAAGTAAAAGAATTAGCTACTAAGGAAGGTATTCTTGCAGGAATTTCCACGGGAGCTTCATTAGCTGCCGTTGCTAAAAAACTTACTGAAATTGAAAACGGAGCAAGTGTTCTAACTTTTAATTACGATACAGGAGAACGATATCTTTCTGTTGAAGGATTATTTTAGAAAATAAGAAAAGTCCATCATATTGTGAACTGCACCCCAAATGTCGTGTCCGACTTTTGGGGTGCAGTTCATTGATGGCCTTTTATTTTAGATGAACCCCCAATGTTATTTTTTTGTTCCCTGTTTTGTTTTTATTACGACTACTCCATTCGCTCCTCTTGACCCATACATTCCAGACATCGAAGGCGTAAGAATATCTATACTTGCAATTGTAGCAGTTGGAATACTTTCTAAGGCATTAAAATCGAGAATAGAGCCATCTATTTCAATTATTGCAGCACTCGATTTTTTAAGTGATTTTACTCCCCTAATAGTAATTTCATTATTTTCTATTTTAACTCCAGGATATTTAGCTTTAATTATTTGTAACACATTATCATAACTCGAAAAATCGTTCTTTTTTGCATTTTTTTCAACTAATTTTAAAAAATCAGTCATTTTTAAAATATGACCATTTGCAATTGCAATTTCAGCAGCCTTTGGTTCATTAGATAATTCAAGAAAAATGACTGTTTTTTTATCCTTAGATTTAATTTTATATTTTTTATCCTTGAAACCTTTAGCAGTTACTATTAATTTATTCTTAGACTTACAAACCAGTGTAAATTCACCTTTATTATTAGTTTTAACGCTTTCGCCACTATTTTGTATAACAATATTTGCATTTACAATCGGAATGGATTCAAAAGCTAAAACAGTTCCCTTCACATTAATTTGAGCATGTAAATAAAGAATTGAAGCAAATATGAATGTAATCGTCAAAATTATTTTTTTAGACTTCATAGTTAAGAGTATTTAAATATAAAAAAATCGATTGTTTGTTATTGTTTTTCAAGTTAGTATATTTATGATAAATTACACTATCATTCAGTAATAAACATTAGTTAAATTCGAATTCCCATTACTGTAATATCATCGATTTGCTCCGTTCCATTCATCCATTTTTCCATAGTGCGTTCTAAAATTGTTTTCTGCACCATCATTGGTTTCTCGTGAATTTTCAATAATACATTCTTAAATTGACGAGTTGTAAATTTCCGATCATCTTCACCTCCGAATTGATCTGGATATCCGTCAGTATATAAATAGAGCATATCTCCTGTGTTTAAGTCTATTTCACGGCTTGTAAAATCAATATTATTCTGATGATAAATCCCAATTGGCATGCGATCAGCCTTTAAGGTTGTGATTTTATTGTCGCGCACAATTAAAAGTGGGTTGAATGCCCCTGAAAAAGTTAGTCTATCTTTAGCATGATCTATTACTATTAATGATATATCCATACCATCACTAGGAGTTGTGTCGTCATGACTTTGTCTTAACGAAATGATGATATTCTTACGTAATTGATTTAAAATTTCGCTTGCGCTGGTTATTTTTTTATGGTTCACAATTTCATTTAGCATAGTAATACCCAACATACTCATAAAAGCTCCAGGGACACCATGACCAGTACAATCTGCCAAAGCTACAATTGTTTTGTCATCCACTTTAGTTAACCAATAAAAATCACCACTTACAATTGCTTTTGGTTGATTTATTATAAAACTTTCAGTAAGAACCTTCTCTAAATATTTAGCCGGAGGAATAACTGCAGCCTGAATTTTACTCGCATACTTAATACTATCTGTAATGTCTTTGTTTGCGCTTTTTATTAGATCTCTCTGCTTTTCTATCTTCTCCTTTTGTTTTACGACTTCAATTGTTCTTTCGTTAACCTTTTCCTCTAAAATATGATTTTCTCTTTTTAATTTATTTTCTCTGTTTTTAATATAGAACACTACTGATATTATCGAAAGGAATGCTAATACCAAATAGAACCATGCCTGTTTCCAGAAAGGAGTTTTAATGTGAAATTTAATATTTACAGGATATTTATTGCTAATACCATCTCCGTTTGAAGCTTCAAGAATAAAATTAAAATTACCATCACTAACACCGTGATAAATTACACTATTAGTAGTTGTGAAATCGGTCCATTTCTCATCATATCCTTCAAATAGATGACGATACTTAACTAATTCCGGTTCTTTAAAATATATTCCAACAAATTCGATGTATATTTTATATCTACCCGGCGACAATACAATCTTTTCGTTAAGTGGGACTGATTCATCATTAATTTTAATAGACTTAATCTTTAGTACTGGAGGTGATGTTACTGATTTTTCGAGTAATGGATTAAACTTTACCAAACCGCGATTGAATCCAAACCATAAATTGTCATTTTTATCGATGAAACTTGAATTAATTTGAAATTCAGCACTCTTGCTAATTCCAATATTCTCTTGGAGTCGTTTGATCTTAAAATCAGGTGTATTGATTCGACTTAATCCACCTCGATGACTTACCCATATTCTATTTTGCTTATCCACAGTTAAAGAGTAACAATAATCTGATAAGAGGCCATCATTTACAGTGAGATTTGTAATAGAATCTTCTTGGTAGATAAAAACTCCCTTCCCTAATGTGCCAATCCATACATTTCCCTTAGAATCTTCAGTGATAGAACGAATATCGGCAGACAAATCAAATTTTGTTAACTCCAAATTTTGTATAAAAGCAATTGAATTACTTAGGGTTGACATCCAAACTCGATCTTTGGAATCAATGAATATGTGATTAACGCAATTATGTGGAAGTCCGCCTTTGCTTATCGTATACCAGGAAAACTCATTCGTTGATAAATTATAATTACAAGCTCCTTTTTTAGTTGCAATCCATATCTGATCCTCGGTTCCTGTAATTGAATTAACAGAATTCTCCAGTATTCCATTGGCAATAAACTGTCGAATTAATTTATCTTCTTTGATGTTTAATCGATAGACACCATTTTTTGCTGTTCCGATCCATAAATCATTTTCATCCCTGCAATATAGAGCCGTTATTTTATCGAATGGTAAGCCCCGATAACTATCATAGAACCTAACTTCATTGTAATTTGAAACATCCCTTCGCAGCAATCCTTTGTCTGTCCCCAACCATTCGTACTTACTGTCTATTGATATGGCTGAAATTTCAGAACCGTAAGTTTCTTCGTTTGGAGAATAAAAAGTATATGCAGGATCAATTAAACGCGCCAGACCTTTCCCATATACACTAATCCATATATTTCCTTCAGAATCTTCGTAAACGAGTTTTATATTGTCACTTTGGAGGCCACTCGATGCATCAAAAGTTTTATCAAGATGAAATCCGACAGAATCTTTTGCTAATTTATGAACACCTTGACCAAATGTAGAGATCCACAAATTGGAAGATTGATCTTCAAAAATATTTTGAATACCATCCATATTTAAATCGGCACCAATTCTTGTAGTTGAAAAACCTTCTTTTGTTATGCTTAAATGATATATATTCTTATTGCCACTAAGAATATAAAACCCAGTTTCACTTTTGTCTTTGCAAATACAATTAATTCTATTTTGATTAATTTCATTTACCTCACTAACAATAACCAGTTCATTATTTTCATTGATACGGCAATACTTTAAACCATCAATAGAACCAACCAGAAGTTCATTTGCATTTATAAATTCAAATGAAAATACAGGGAAAGCACCGTCTGTGAAAACTACAGGCTCAACCGACTCGTCCTTAACTACTTGCAATAATCCGTCAGTTTGGTTTGAATACCATATATTTCCAGAGCTATGCATATGAATATCCGTCACACTACTCTTTGAGTTAGAGTTCTGAATTAATTTATGGAAACCATCTTTATTTTTAAAACTTAAATTTCCATTCATATGTCCGAACCATTCTCCTTTTGGAGTATTTAGGTTACATGAAATAAAGTTATCGGCAAGAGAATCTGATGTATTGTAATTAGTGAAATTAATTCCGTCGAAACTTGCAAGTCCATCTCCGGTTCCAATCAGTAAATACCCTTCTGAATTTTGACTTATAGAATATACATATGCTTGAGGAAGACCTTGATCGACACCATAATTAATAAATCGATTATCCTGAGCAGAGAGTATATTCTGACACAGGAAAATTATCATTATCGAAAACAATCTCTTTAATAGGTATATATGTGTTTTATTCATTCAATTATTTCTACAACATCTTTTGTGAAAACTGAAACAATTTATCAAAATATCTTTTTACTCTCTTCATTTATTGTCTATTCTCAGAATTTAAGTTAACAGGTAAAGTAAAATAGAAATATGAACCCTCGCCAGCAACAGATTCTACACCTATCTTGCCACCAAGTAATTCCACCAAACTTTTTGAAATTGCCAAGCCTAATCCTGCTCCGCGATATAATTTCTTCCAACCATCTCTAAACTCTTTTCTAAATCGTTCAAAAATAACCTCTTTTTGATTTTCTAAAATTCCAATTCCTGTATCCTTCACAAAAAACTTAACCATTCCATTTTTATGATATACAATACCAAAATCAATGGTTCCCTTTTCAGTAAATTTTATTGCATTCCCAATTAAATTTGATAAAATTTGCTTCAATCGCAACGAATCGGATTGAATGATAAGGTCTGTATGTTTTTCAATATAATTAAGGACTAAATCTTCCATTTTTAATTCCGATATTTTCTTTGCATGAACTGTATACAATTCAGTTAAAATCTCATGCAAATTACAATCTTGAGTTTTAATCTTAAGCTGTCCGGCCTCTATGCTTGAAATATCCATAATGTCATCAATCAAACACAATAAATCATTTGTATTGGATTTAAGAATAGACATATATCTGCCTTTTGAATTTGGATTTACATTAGGTTCCTGCAACATCGTTGAGAACCCAACAATGGCATTTAGAGGAGTTCTTATTTCATGAGACATATTTGATAAAAATGCTGTTTTTAAACGATCAGATTCTTCTGCTTTCTCTTTGGCCTGAATTAATTCTTTCTCTGTTCTTTTTCGCTCTTTTATTACTTCTTCTTTAGCAATAACTTCTCGGGTTTTATCATCAAGATTTTGAATTAATTTTCTTTGAATCCGACGAAGATTCTTTTCTCTGAGCACGACCATTAGATAAATCCCAAAAATAAGTCCGGCAAGAGATAATAATTGAAACCATGTTTTTTGCCATAAAGGGTATTTAATCTTTATTTTAAAACGTAAGGGTTGAATTGATTCTATCCCATTGCCATTCACTGCTTTTAAAATAAATTCATAATCTCCTGATCCAAGTTGTTTGTAATCTACTCTTCTTCTATTATCAGGTGCAGACCAATCATTCTCATAACCTTTCAATACATATTGATATTTAATGAGCTCTGGTTCATTTAAATTAATTCCTTTATATCCAATCTGAATTTTATAGTAGCCTGGTGATAGAACAAGGTTTTTATTAATTTCATATTCGTCACCATTTACCTTTAAAAATGAAAGATCTAAAGTTGGAGGAACTGCACGATTTAATTCTTTAGAAATATCATATGTATAGATTCCTTGATTGGATCCAAAGTATAAAATATTATCCTTTTCTTTTGCTGTAGAATTCTTATTAAACTCTATTGATGAATGAAGACCGGCATTTTTCTGAAGCGTTTTAATATGGTAATCAGAAAGCCGAATTTGACTTACTCCTCCTCTATGAGTAACCCACATACGCTCTTTATCACTATTCAAGGAGTAACAATAATCAGATAATAATCCGTTCCGATAATTAATATTCATTATTGAATCCTTATTTATTACATATATGCCATTTCCTTGAGTTCCAACCCAAATAAGACCATCTTTATCTTCCGCTATTGAAGTGATATTTAGAAGGCTATTGCTATTGGCTAAGTGGATGTTTGTTAATTCATCATCCTGTATATATGATAACGTATTACTTAGTGTGCCTACCCAAATACGTTTTTCATGATCTTTTAGAATGTGATTTACTGAATTATGCGGAAGTCCTTCTTCCTGCATAGTAAACCATTTTTTTTTATTTGTATCCAAATTGTATTTACAGAGTCCCTTTTGTGTTGCAATCCAAACATTTTGGTTTTCAGCGATAATAGAATTGATTGATTTCTCTAAATTCCCAAGTCGTAAAAATTGTGATTTAATAATCCCTGTTTTATAATTCAAACGATATACGCCTGATTTTTCAGTGCCTATCCAAAGTTCAGTATTTTTCCAATCAGCAATAGCAGTGATCTTGTCATTCTCCAAAGAACCATTCACATCATAGGAATGTAATACCTTATTTGATTTTAGATCAACTTTAAGAAGTTCCTGTCCTGTCCCAATCCATTTTACTTTCTCGGTAATGCATATAGAATGGATACTATTGCTGTATTTTTCTTCATCGAAATTTATGAACGAATTTGCAGAGGGAATTAATCGACTTAAACCTCCGCCATATTTACCTATCCAAATATTTCCTTCCTGATCTTCAAAAACAGATTTAACAGCA contains:
- the rplI gene encoding 50S ribosomal protein L9, with the protein product MEVILKQDIHSLGYKNDIVVVKNGYGRNYLIPKGIATLATESAKKMNAENMRQRAHKEEKIKNEALEVAKKLEGVTLSVGAKTSTTGKIFGSVNNIQIAEALIAKGFEIDRKVIAIKDVVKEIGKYTATIKLHKEVKVDIEFDVVSE
- a CDS encoding TapB family protein yields the protein MRIFYTIFILLSFSLSSFGQRDNTYLPSKRNFRIKYVSYDSKDRREYSEIWQLVGKSKSNGLIQYNIESEITTRKHNTFYQYFRLVTKDSIFFIGSERYLDPKKLDSYQKMVIKISSDSVAIPVRPRIGQMLPEASCEASILRGTGSVLMSMNVLLINRKIDAMENISTPAGNFNCFKISTDKITYGGINKSKTKIFEWYAINVGLVRVEEYQSNGKLISYKVLESLAEDFFLP
- a CDS encoding cobyrinate a,c-diamide synthase is translated as MDKKPQFLIAAPSSGSGKTTITQGLLRYLKNKGLRVQPFKCGPDYLDTKHHAWAAGNVSINLDTFMSSYEHVEEIYHRYSSRSDVSVVEGVMGLFDGAKKMEGSSAQIAELLNIPIILVVNAKATAYSVAPLLYGFKNFYPGINIAGVIFNFVGSESHYQFLKDACEDVGVTPLGYVPKNDKLHLPSRHLGLQISDSLQYDAIIEDIAEHISQTVDIEKLIQISTTQFQEPRTSKISQKGKLKITVAKDEAFNFTYHENLKALEQLGDVTYFSPLKDHELPFTDLLYLAGGYPELHLKELSSNTTMRKAINNYCSQGGRVLAECGGMMYLCESIIDSDSIEYPMVGYLEQKATMENMKLKLGYRKINIDNNICFGHEFHYSKILSPLLKYSVGEIYSARDQKLDTLLFRKQNTVASYIHFYWGEKKITDIFFGNTNEDTTKQV
- a CDS encoding fructosamine kinase family protein, which gives rise to MRIEGVFSRIEDLIGQKITGFKSISGGSFATSNQIRFENGQYAFLKTEPYNEDVFFKEANGLKEIRKTACIRVPEVFYVDTDVLLLEFIEEGHKNKDFFSRFGTQMANLHKRSASKFGFKEDNYIGATPQINSATNTETVNWCDFYYNKRLLYQYKLAESNGLVGNELKNGFLILEGRIEEILEGSEEKPTLLHGDLWSGNFLCDEDSNPCLIDPAVYYGHREADLAMTKLFGGFSDDFYRSYQKKMPLPQGYDYRENIYLLYHVLNHLNLFGNSYYGQAVRLVWSYLH
- a CDS encoding low molecular weight protein-tyrosine-phosphatase — translated: MKKRLLFVCMGNICRSPSAEAVMNEYIEKYQLTDEFECDSAGTGAWHTGDRADGRMRKHASLRNYNLTSIARQFDAASDFDEFDLIFGMDQQNTTDIKALARNKSDLDKVKLITAYCTRYSNYSSVPDPYYGGDDGFELVLDIIEDACEGLLKDIT
- the epsC gene encoding serine O-acetyltransferase EpsC, producing the protein MSYLSKVMEELQASRKNSEFDMPSRDLAQQFVEEAMNSLFPINARRSNSSCEQEALLYQLESILKLLLLPVKNELEAPLEKITHDFMKTLPKVYRDLLLDAEAIQKFDPAASSLGEVIIAYPGFFAILVYRISNILYHLNVPLIPRLMSEYAHTKTGIDIHPGATIGESFFIDHGTGVVIGESAIIKNNVKIYQGVTLGALQVKKSMAKKKRHPTVEDNVIIYSNTTILGGETVIGRNSIIGGNVWLTSSVESNSIVYHKHETKVRTKLDESKIINFQI
- the cysK gene encoding cysteine synthase A, translating into MKLNNILEGIGKTPVVKINKIFDKNSNVWMKLERSNPGGSIKDRIALSMVETAEKDGSLKKGSIIIEPTSGNTGVGLAMVAAVKGYKIILVMPESMSVERRSLMAAYGAEFVLTPRELGMKGAIQKAEELLASNENSWMPSQFDNDANIEIHRTTTAKEIIADFPDGLDYLITGVGTGGHISGVAEILKAKFPKLKVFAVEPEGSPVISGGAPGPHPLQGIGAGFIPKNLNTEILDGTISVGKDEAFSKVKELATKEGILAGISTGASLAAVAKKLTEIENGASVLTFNYDTGERYLSVEGLF
- a CDS encoding carboxypeptidase-like regulatory domain-containing protein, which codes for MKSKKIILTITFIFASILYLHAQINVKGTVLAFESIPIVNANIVIQNSGESVKTNNKGEFTLVCKSKNKLIVTAKGFKDKKYKIKSKDKKTVIFLELSNEPKAAEIAIANGHILKMTDFLKLVEKNAKKNDFSSYDNVLQIIKAKYPGVKIENNEITIRGVKSLKKSSAAIIEIDGSILDFNALESIPTATIASIDILTPSMSGMYGSRGANGVVVIKTKQGTKK